DNA from Synergistaceae bacterium:
CGGCGTTGCTGAACCGTGCCTCGCGATTCAGAAGGATGTCGGCAGGAGCTACGACCTCACCCGCAGGCACAACCTGTGTCTTGTCGTTACGGACGGAAGCGCGGTACTCGGACTCGGGGATATAGGCCCTGAAGCAGGAATGCCCGTCATGGAGGGCAAG
Protein-coding regions in this window:
- a CDS encoding NADP-dependent malic enzyme; this translates as MDYAKESLRLHEQWKGKIEVIATVPVATKDDLSLAYTPGVAEPCLAIQKDVGRSYDLTRRHNLCLVVTDGSAVLGLGDIGPEAGMPVMEGK